In a genomic window of Arachnia rubra:
- a CDS encoding peptidoglycan-binding domain-containing protein, with the protein MTAEKRPGMSRRSLLAVAPIGVAGVALTALNIPQASAEEMSVTEIQKDLAYLAHLNFSDVDGVFGPRTSYGVRDFQDRMGLEKDGVAGPQTQGELMRCVGIIQSKLGVNDDGYVGQETIDATHEYQKKHRILQSGRADRLTLLEMKIHLGRY; encoded by the coding sequence ATGACTGCTGAGAAACGACCTGGAATGTCTCGCCGATCCTTGCTTGCTGTGGCGCCCATCGGGGTTGCAGGAGTTGCGCTGACAGCATTAAACATCCCTCAAGCTAGTGCTGAAGAGATGAGCGTTACTGAGATTCAAAAAGATCTGGCGTATCTGGCTCACTTGAATTTCTCTGATGTAGACGGTGTCTTCGGCCCGAGAACTTCTTATGGCGTGAGGGACTTCCAGGATAGGATGGGGCTTGAAAAAGACGGTGTGGCTGGGCCGCAGACACAGGGCGAGCTGATGCGCTGTGTCGGGATCATCCAGTCAAAGTTGGGTGTGAATGATGATGGTTACGTCGGTCAAGAAACAATTGATGCGACTCACGAGTACCAGAAGAAGCATCGAATTCTGCAATCAGGCCGAGCTGATCGTCTCACCCTCTTGGAAATGAAGATACATCTCGGTAGATACTAA
- a CDS encoding type 1 glutamine amidotransferase: MIRIVQLYPRDMNLYGDWGNARVLQKRLQWRGVDAEIVDHNPGDPTGLDGDIFLGGGGQDAGQDKIQEDLQGHIDALRELVEGGAPMLLICGMYQLLGRTFVTGEGKVIKGAGILPLDTHASTDRLIGNVTLESPEFGQVVGYENHSGRTYVDAGSEPLGKVLRGAGNNGEDQQEGLRYHNVIGTYLHGPVLPANPRIADFLIAKALERRGMTVELGPLPVDEITEKAHRTAASRPR, from the coding sequence ATGATCCGCATCGTTCAGCTCTACCCGCGCGACATGAACCTGTACGGCGACTGGGGGAATGCGCGCGTGCTCCAGAAGCGGCTCCAATGGCGGGGCGTCGACGCCGAGATCGTCGACCACAACCCTGGCGATCCCACCGGCCTCGACGGTGACATCTTCCTCGGTGGCGGCGGCCAGGACGCTGGGCAGGACAAGATCCAGGAGGACCTCCAGGGGCATATCGACGCGCTGCGGGAGCTGGTCGAGGGTGGGGCGCCCATGCTGCTGATCTGCGGCATGTACCAGCTGCTTGGCCGCACCTTCGTCACCGGCGAGGGGAAGGTCATCAAAGGAGCCGGCATCCTGCCCCTCGACACTCACGCCAGCACCGACCGGCTCATCGGCAACGTCACCCTCGAATCCCCGGAGTTCGGCCAGGTCGTCGGGTACGAGAACCATTCCGGCCGCACCTACGTCGACGCCGGCAGCGAGCCCCTGGGGAAGGTGCTGCGCGGCGCCGGCAACAATGGCGAGGACCAGCAGGAGGGCCTGCGTTACCACAACGTGATCGGCACCTATCTGCACGGCCCGGTGCTGCCCGCCAACCCGAGGATCGCGGACTTCCTGATAGCCAAGGCCCTGGAACGCCGCGGCATGACGGTGGAGCTGGGGCCGCTGCCCGTCGACGAGATCACCGAGAAAGCGCACCGGACGGCCGCGTCGCGGCCCCGGTGA
- a CDS encoding Mur ligase family protein gives MPRHTISTMIGKIVKQVARLRGSGSALPGLVVERMDHGYLKRTLEPLREGVILVSGTNGKTTTTKVVTEVLQAVGYKVFTNRTGSNFSRGVISELLPLVNWRGKLDADIAVLELDEAWAVHFVRQVKPRMSLFLNVMRDQLDRFGEIDTAAEMLAKNAAAVTDRVVLNRDDPRVYRLRERATAQAVYFGTTDELLALMPTDDTLKGGQARANHEARADVLLKAIDGHRATYEIDGADHVVEMKLNGVYNLINAAAALTLVRQIVGDKVPTDTLLAALGNVRPAFGRGETITYKGAPMELVLVKNPSGFRLSLLSFADGKADNMIAINDNYADGRDISWLWDVDFTPLDSVALVTGTRADGMALRLAYDDVPVGGVEADLQRALDRFAALNPGKPKRIYTTYTAMTALRKLMSGLALGQEAA, from the coding sequence ATGCCTCGTCACACCATCAGCACGATGATCGGGAAAATCGTCAAACAAGTGGCCCGGCTTCGAGGCAGCGGGTCGGCCCTGCCCGGGCTGGTGGTCGAGAGAATGGACCACGGATACCTCAAACGCACCCTGGAGCCCCTCCGGGAGGGGGTCATCCTGGTCTCCGGCACCAACGGCAAGACCACCACCACCAAGGTGGTGACCGAGGTGCTGCAGGCGGTCGGCTACAAGGTGTTCACCAACCGCACCGGCTCCAACTTCTCCCGTGGCGTGATCTCCGAGCTGCTGCCGCTGGTCAACTGGCGCGGCAAACTCGACGCAGACATCGCCGTCCTCGAACTCGACGAGGCCTGGGCCGTGCACTTCGTCCGGCAGGTGAAACCACGCATGAGCCTGTTCCTCAATGTGATGCGCGACCAGCTCGACCGTTTCGGGGAGATCGACACCGCTGCCGAGATGCTCGCCAAGAACGCCGCTGCTGTCACCGACAGGGTGGTCCTCAACCGCGACGACCCGCGCGTCTACCGGCTGCGGGAACGGGCCACGGCTCAGGCCGTCTACTTCGGCACCACCGACGAGCTGCTGGCGCTGATGCCCACCGACGACACCCTCAAGGGCGGTCAGGCCCGCGCCAACCACGAGGCCCGCGCCGACGTGCTGCTGAAGGCCATCGACGGGCACCGCGCCACCTACGAGATCGACGGGGCGGACCACGTCGTCGAGATGAAGCTGAATGGCGTCTACAACCTCATCAACGCCGCCGCCGCCCTTACGCTGGTGCGGCAGATCGTCGGCGACAAGGTACCGACGGACACACTCCTGGCGGCCCTCGGGAACGTGCGGCCCGCCTTCGGGCGTGGTGAGACCATCACCTACAAGGGCGCCCCGATGGAGCTGGTGCTGGTGAAGAATCCCAGCGGCTTCAGGCTGTCGTTGCTGTCGTTCGCCGACGGCAAGGCCGACAACATGATCGCCATCAACGACAACTACGCCGACGGCCGCGACATCAGCTGGCTGTGGGACGTCGACTTCACCCCGCTCGACTCCGTCGCCCTGGTCACCGGGACCCGCGCCGACGGGATGGCGCTGCGCCTGGCCTACGACGATGTCCCCGTCGGTGGAGTCGAGGCCGACCTACAGCGGGCCCTCGACCGTTTCGCCGCCCTCAACCCGGGCAAGCCGAAGCGCATCTACACCACCTACACCGCCATGACCGCGCTTCGGAAGCTGATGTCCGGCCTGGCTCTCGGTCAGGAGGCGGCATGA